A genomic stretch from Candidatus Margulisiibacteriota bacterium includes:
- a CDS encoding peptidylprolyl isomerase: MPEKLYAVFTTSQGQITCLLYPRQAPETVANFVELAKGEKEWTDPRTGENVKKPLYDGTIFHRVIPDFMVQGGDPLGLGIGGPGYKFADEIAPDLRFDRPGRLAMANSGPGTNGSQFFITVGPTEWLNGNHTIFGQVIEGQEVVEAITRVKRDQRDRPVEPVALQQLTIKEAL; this comes from the coding sequence ATGCCGGAAAAACTGTACGCCGTCTTCACGACCAGTCAAGGCCAGATCACCTGCCTGCTCTACCCGCGGCAGGCGCCGGAGACCGTCGCCAACTTCGTTGAGCTGGCCAAAGGGGAAAAAGAGTGGACCGATCCGCGCACCGGGGAAAATGTCAAAAAGCCGCTTTACGACGGGACGATCTTTCACCGGGTCATCCCTGATTTCATGGTCCAGGGCGGCGACCCGCTCGGCTTGGGGATCGGCGGACCGGGCTACAAATTTGCCGACGAGATCGCTCCCGACCTCCGTTTTGACCGCCCCGGCCGTTTGGCCATGGCGAACTCCGGCCCGGGCACCAACGGTTCCCAGTTCTTTATCACCGTGGGGCCGACCGAGTGGCTGAACGGCAATCACACGATCTTCGGCCAGGTCATAGAGGGACAGGAAGTCGTGGAAGCGATCACCCGGGTCAAAAGGGACCAGCGCGACCGGCCGGTCGAACCGGTGGCCCTGCAGCAGCTGACGATCAAAGAAGCGCTCTAA
- a CDS encoding SIMPL domain-containing protein (The SIMPL domain is named for its presence in mouse protein SIMPL (signalling molecule that associates with mouse pelle-like kinase). Bacterial member BP26, from Brucella, was shown to assemble into a channel-like structure, while YggE from E. coli has been associated with resistance to oxidative stress.) yields the protein MKKIVLVAIGCCLCLTAAAALAPDDQTLSVTGTGVVQVAPDTAYVKLAVEVVKKTAQEAQSDNAATMGRIAAAIVKLGIASDKVQTAGYYIWPETKYEQNQPPKLVGYRCTNELSVTVEDMAKVSRVIDASIGAGANSVRGIQFARKNDEEFKRQALDKAVKDAAAKAQAVAAAAGLKLKRIRNIIESGAVLPAGNDYAGLRALGGAGGAGETPVNPGLLEVRGNVTLTYKVE from the coding sequence ATGAAAAAGATCGTCCTCGTCGCTATCGGTTGCTGTTTGTGCCTCACCGCTGCCGCGGCTTTAGCGCCTGACGATCAGACCCTGTCGGTGACCGGCACCGGCGTCGTCCAGGTCGCGCCCGACACGGCCTACGTTAAACTGGCGGTGGAAGTGGTCAAGAAGACCGCGCAGGAAGCCCAAAGCGACAACGCAGCGACCATGGGCCGGATCGCGGCCGCCATCGTCAAGCTGGGGATCGCGAGCGATAAGGTCCAGACCGCCGGCTACTATATCTGGCCGGAGACCAAATACGAACAGAACCAGCCGCCGAAACTGGTCGGCTACCGCTGCACCAATGAACTGAGCGTCACGGTCGAGGACATGGCCAAAGTCTCCCGCGTGATCGACGCCAGCATCGGCGCCGGGGCCAACAGCGTGCGCGGCATCCAGTTCGCCCGGAAGAACGACGAGGAATTCAAGCGGCAGGCGCTCGACAAGGCGGTCAAGGACGCGGCCGCCAAAGCGCAGGCGGTCGCCGCCGCCGCCGGGCTGAAGCTGAAACGGATCAGGAACATCATTGAAAGCGGCGCGGTGCTGCCGGCGGGTAACGATTACGCCGGCCTGCGCGCCCTGGGCGGCGCCGGCGGGGCCGGCGAAACGCCGGTCAACCCCGGCCTGCTGGAGGTCCGCGGCAACGTCACGCTGACCTACAAAGTGGAATAA
- a CDS encoding NAD(P)H-hydrate epimerase gives MKAISVREAREFDRRAQEQYGIPSLLLMENAGRSVAAEAVKLLGQGSQAVVVCGIGNNGGDGLVAARHLLNAGKSVAVLIVGDQTKMKNDARTNLAILRAMAPVDWTKQLPDGCDLIIDALLGIGLNAPVAGAYLAMIEAINRAGKPVLSVDVPSGLNADTGEILGAAVRADKTVTFAAVKNGLLINAGPACCGAVVVRDIGLAYC, from the coding sequence ATGAAAGCAATTTCCGTGCGGGAGGCCCGGGAGTTCGACCGCCGCGCGCAGGAACAGTACGGGATCCCGTCGCTGCTGCTGATGGAGAATGCCGGCCGGAGCGTGGCGGCAGAAGCCGTTAAGCTGCTGGGGCAGGGGAGCCAAGCGGTGGTGGTGTGCGGTATCGGCAACAACGGCGGCGACGGCCTGGTCGCCGCCCGGCATTTATTGAACGCCGGCAAAAGCGTGGCCGTACTAATTGTCGGCGATCAAACGAAAATGAAAAATGATGCCCGGACCAATCTGGCAATATTGCGGGCAATGGCGCCGGTGGACTGGACAAAGCAGCTGCCTGATGGCTGCGACCTGATCATTGACGCGCTCTTGGGGATCGGTTTAAACGCTCCGGTCGCCGGGGCTTATCTGGCAATGATCGAAGCGATCAACCGCGCGGGCAAGCCGGTCCTCTCGGTCGACGTCCCGTCCGGCTTGAACGCCGATACCGGCGAGATCCTGGGGGCGGCGGTCAGGGCGGACAAGACGGTGACCTTCGCGGCGGTGAAAAACGGCCTGCTGATTAACGCCGGACCGGCCTGTTGCGGAGCAGTGGTTGTCAGGGATATCGGCCTGGCCTATTGCTGA